The following DNA comes from Enterocloster bolteae.
AGCGATAGATACTCATGGGATACTTGGAGGAGAAGCGGGAGCAGGGACCACCGGCCAGGGGCTGATAGACGCCCTTACAAATAAGCTGCTGACCGAGTTTGTAACGAACACCGGTTTAATGGAACGGCTGGGAACGTATGTCCTTAAGAGTAAGATAGTAAATGATTTTCTGTCTACAGATGAGGAAACAGTTCTATCGGGGCCGATGGGAAAGCTGCTAAAGGAACAGCTTAATGTGCTCAATACCAAGATTATTAAAGCGCCAGACTATAAAAATTATAAATCAGTATCACTGCCATTTACTGCTCCTAACGATGGATACATATGTGGTGGCGTATATAGTCTTGGAACAACTGCTTGCTACATCTATGTTAATAGTACCCAGGTGGGCTGGAATCATTCAGGTGGTGGAAGCAATACTGCATCACCTTTTATGTATCCTTTATCTAAGGGAGATATTGTTACCGCGATTGGATATGATCAGTTTCGAGCATATTTTATATATACAAAATAGTCATTTTCTATAGCTACAAAACTTAATCATCGGATATATAAATTAAAAGAATTAGACCAATTTCTGTTTTCCAGCCATGCATTGGACTCCAGAAAACATATTCGGTTAGCCGCCTCTACATAAAGGCCAAATCCTCCGTTAACAATGTTGACTTTAACCAGGTACATAAAAGCCATAGTCCCTGTACCAGCTTCGGGAGCAATGAAATGTAGAACATCATCAACTATCATTATTGAACCTGATTTTCTGTGGCCATTTATGATTATACAGGCTTCTCTGTAATTTCTTATATTCACGCCAACAGATGCGGTATTCTTATTTGACAGGGTAGCAGCATATATCCATTCACGATTTTGCTTATTATTAAAATTGGTATTGCGCACAGTAAAGCAGGCTGGAAGATTAGACCTCCTTCTCGTAAAATAGAAGTATCCAAATATAACGAGAAGGGGGTTTTAGAATGGATGAAATAAGATTGAAAGATGAACTGATGGCCAGGCTATCCAATGAGCTGGACCGGCCTGCGCTGCAGGTGATTGATGGGGCATTATCATCGGTGCTCCGAAACTATGAGGTAGCCAAGAGGGAGACAGGGCTGAGTACCAATGTGGTCAGCTTCCCGGAGCTGGACATTTTCATTGGAAAAATGAGGTTCGAGAACTATTCAGCCAGTACAGTTAACCAATACCAGCGGTTTCTAACTGACCTGCTGGTATATGTGGGAAAGCCTGTACAGGAGATAACAGGGGAAGATGTGGTTGAGTGCCTGAACTATTATGAGCAGGTGCGGCAAATAAGTACCAGCACAAAGGACCATAAAAGACGTATCGCAAGCTCTTTCTTTGCATTTCTGCATGACCGTGGGTATATCAGAAAAAATCCCATGGCAACAGTTGATCCCATTAAGTATGTGGCAGAAATCCGGGAGGCTTTAACCAGCAGGGAGGTTGAGAAGTTGAGGATTGCCTGTGGGGGAAACGTCCGTGATAATGCAGTGTTGGAGCTGTTCCTGGCAACTGGATGTCGTGTTTCCGAGGTAGTAGGGATGCATGTAGAGGACATTGATATGCAGGTTGGATGCGTGAAAGTACTGGGAAAAGGCCAGAAGGAGCGTATTGTATTCTTCGGAGACAGAGCCATGGAGTATCTGGAAAGGTATTTAGATGGTCGTAGAGCGGGGGCTGTTATACTTTCCAGCAGGGCGCCTCACCAAGGTCTGAAGAAGAATGCGCTGGAAAATATCATCCGTAGAATTGCAAACCAGGCCGGGCTGGGAAAGCGTGTATTCCCGCATCTGCTTCGTCATACATTTGCTACACGCGCGTTGAATAAGGGTATGCCATTACCAACCCTTTGTGATTTAATGGGGCATGCCAGTGTTGAAACTACACGGATTTATGCCAAAAATGGTGTTGGAAAGATTAAGTACGAGTACGATATGTATGCGGCTGGATAGAAAATAATACAAGATAGAACTTTTGAAAGCCTGCCTGCAGGGAGGTTTATTTATTGTACCCTTGTATAGCTGTTGAGCACAGTTACAATTGCATGGTATTGTTATGCAGCCTGTTTTTTTGGCCTTCGGGGCATTATACCAAGAATGATAATTATGGTAAGATACTCTGGACGGGAAGCAGCTTTTTTACCACCCCAGAGGATGTCCCGGATTGTAGCAATTACAGAGTATTGATATTCCATAATAGCATCGGCGCCCATTCGGTATGGCGTGATTCAATCTTGACTTTCACGTATTTGGCTAATAGCGACCTTTACATAGATACCTTCTCAGTAATCCGGAATGGCAATACGATCCGGCTTACGAATAATACAAGATACTGTGCTGGCACAATCTCAACATCTGACATTCCGATAACTAAAATTATTGGGATTATCTAATGGATATCAGAAGTTAGCGCTTAATCCAGTCTTGTCCAACCTGGGAGCGCACAGACAGCGGTACCATCTACCAGTATATAGATATAATAATTTCCATAGGAGTCCGTACCCCATTTTACACTAACAGTATTGCTATCGTATTTTCCACCCATATCAGTCTGATCACGATATATGGTTGCTTTTTTATCTATCTTGGTATTGAACACACTACGGAAAATGTATAAAACTGAATTTTGCCTGAATAATCATACTAATGGGCGCAATACCAAAACTATCAACTTGGATTACAGTTCTCGCCCAGAGGTGAATTCCGTCACCACTGCTGTGCAGATGATGTGGGATAAGCTGTATCCGTCAACATTATATTTATTTAATCATGGTATCATAGAAGGTATCCCTGTATCGCCTATATACAGACAATCCAATGCGTTTGTTAATGTAAATAACGAATCAATATCTGCCGGAAACACGCAGGAGACAGTCTGCCATTTTGCAGCGGGTATAGGCAATGCAATAGACATAACTGGTTTTTCGAAACTAATTTTTGAGACAAGTGGCTCAAAATTGTTAAGTATCGGTATCGGAAGAAATCCGGTACCAACATATGATAGAGCTAATTTTGTAGTAAG
Coding sequences within:
- a CDS encoding tyrosine-type recombinase/integrase translates to MDEIRLKDELMARLSNELDRPALQVIDGALSSVLRNYEVAKRETGLSTNVVSFPELDIFIGKMRFENYSASTVNQYQRFLTDLLVYVGKPVQEITGEDVVECLNYYEQVRQISTSTKDHKRRIASSFFAFLHDRGYIRKNPMATVDPIKYVAEIREALTSREVEKLRIACGGNVRDNAVLELFLATGCRVSEVVGMHVEDIDMQVGCVKVLGKGQKERIVFFGDRAMEYLERYLDGRRAGAVILSSRAPHQGLKKNALENIIRRIANQAGLGKRVFPHLLRHTFATRALNKGMPLPTLCDLMGHASVETTRIYAKNGVGKIKYEYDMYAAG